The proteins below come from a single Kitasatospora sp. NBC_00315 genomic window:
- a CDS encoding SpoIIE family protein phosphatase, which produces MPPSADRPSELPDAGRVAAALVGAEGLIEWWSAAAEDLLGWEAGEVLGTPARRLLVRSAGTGGADTGWRPVRLSGRDRGTVDAWIAVVGGSRVGSSLVLAVSGAPSPSASAPVSVSVSAPADDGGDRDEHRDDEHRDQGRDQGEDRSGDIARALFTQDRIAVAEFDVHLRLVRSNEAFRALRPADAGSDWFLDLVGPGGGERIGQELARVVDSGRSMAGRNYRLGVSETGRTHSLAGFRISDRPGTTVGVAVMVVEGAWDLRSRRLVESYRRAFEIGSSLDVVTAARELVDLVVPALGDLGCVDFPDDVLQGRDPPLGYPGMRASRPRRVAVKSASGPWPTAMTQAGETVPIVEEHPQMAAVSVGGAFVLDPASGRALLSHDPRLIAQLMPQGMRTAVVCPLYHRSRLFGSLQLWRTDNPAPFDEDDLGLVQDLCDRAAVVLDNAHRYTREHSLVVALQRSLLPPAATRSAACETAGTYLPAGGSVSAGGDWFDTIALSSLRTALVVGDVIGHGLPATATMARLRTAVQTLADLDLPPDELLTRLDDLVRRMAAESEYPDTVGATCLFVVYDPVTGHCHMASAGHPPPALLLPGGTACHIPLTPGPPLGVGEHPFEVWSGALPPGSTLALYTDGLTGHDPTHGMSDLLTHLTEASRPERSLADIGTELVDRRPGFDGHPDDDVTLLIARTQAVPDENIRRWEYPADVTAVHTARADANAQLQAWGLEEQMFATELVVSELVTNAIRYAGGPIGLLLVRDHVLVCEVSDSSNTQPRLRRALNTDEGGRGLFLVAQLTNRWGSRYSAHGKTIWTEQNLP; this is translated from the coding sequence GTGCCGCCGTCCGCCGACCGGCCTTCGGAGCTGCCCGACGCGGGGCGGGTGGCCGCGGCTCTGGTGGGCGCCGAGGGCCTGATCGAGTGGTGGTCGGCCGCGGCCGAGGATCTGCTGGGCTGGGAGGCCGGGGAGGTGCTCGGAACGCCGGCCCGCCGCCTGCTGGTGCGCTCGGCCGGAACGGGGGGCGCGGACACGGGGTGGCGCCCGGTGCGGCTGAGCGGCCGGGACCGGGGGACGGTCGATGCGTGGATCGCCGTGGTCGGTGGCAGCAGAGTGGGAAGCTCACTCGTCCTCGCCGTCTCCGGGGCTCCCTCCCCGTCCGCTTCCGCGCCCGTGTCCGTGTCCGTGTCCGCGCCTGCCGACGACGGCGGGGACCGGGACGAGCACCGGGACGACGAGCACCGGGACCAGGGCCGGGACCAGGGCGAGGACCGGAGCGGGGACATCGCCCGGGCCCTGTTCACCCAGGACCGGATCGCGGTCGCCGAGTTCGACGTACATCTGCGGTTGGTGCGCAGCAACGAGGCATTCCGGGCGCTTCGGCCCGCGGACGCGGGCAGCGACTGGTTCCTGGATCTGGTCGGGCCGGGCGGCGGGGAGAGGATCGGGCAGGAGCTTGCCCGGGTGGTCGACAGCGGCCGGTCCATGGCCGGCCGGAACTACCGTCTCGGCGTCTCCGAAACGGGCCGTACGCACTCGCTCGCGGGGTTCCGCATCAGCGACCGGCCGGGGACCACGGTGGGTGTGGCCGTCATGGTGGTCGAGGGCGCCTGGGACCTTCGCAGCCGCCGTCTGGTCGAGTCCTACCGGCGGGCCTTCGAGATCGGCAGCTCCCTCGACGTGGTCACGGCGGCCCGCGAGCTCGTCGATCTGGTCGTGCCCGCGCTGGGAGATCTGGGGTGCGTCGACTTCCCGGACGACGTGCTGCAGGGGCGCGACCCGCCCCTGGGGTATCCCGGTATGCGTGCCTCGCGCCCGCGCAGGGTGGCCGTGAAGTCCGCGAGCGGACCCTGGCCCACCGCGATGACCCAGGCCGGCGAGACGGTCCCGATCGTCGAGGAGCACCCCCAGATGGCCGCCGTCTCGGTCGGTGGAGCCTTCGTCCTGGACCCGGCCTCCGGTCGTGCGCTGCTCTCCCACGACCCCCGGCTCATCGCCCAGCTCATGCCGCAGGGCATGCGTACGGCCGTCGTCTGCCCTCTGTACCATCGCAGCCGCCTGTTCGGCTCCCTCCAGCTGTGGCGTACCGACAACCCGGCCCCCTTCGACGAGGACGACCTCGGACTCGTCCAGGACCTGTGCGACCGCGCCGCAGTGGTGCTGGACAACGCCCACCGCTACACCCGTGAACACAGCCTCGTCGTGGCCCTGCAGCGCAGCCTCCTGCCGCCCGCCGCCACCCGGAGCGCGGCCTGCGAAACCGCCGGCACCTACCTGCCCGCCGGCGGCAGCGTGAGCGCCGGCGGTGACTGGTTCGACACCATCGCCCTGTCCTCCCTGCGTACGGCGCTCGTCGTGGGCGACGTGATCGGCCACGGTCTGCCGGCCACCGCCACCATGGCGCGCCTGCGCACCGCGGTGCAGACCCTCGCCGACCTCGATCTGCCGCCCGACGAACTACTCACCCGCCTGGACGACCTGGTCCGGCGCATGGCCGCGGAGTCCGAGTATCCCGACACCGTCGGCGCGACGTGCCTGTTCGTCGTCTACGACCCCGTCACCGGGCACTGCCACATGGCCAGCGCGGGGCACCCGCCGCCCGCCCTTCTGCTGCCCGGCGGCACCGCCTGTCACATTCCTCTCACTCCGGGGCCGCCGCTGGGCGTGGGCGAGCACCCCTTCGAGGTGTGGAGCGGCGCCCTGCCCCCGGGCAGCACCCTCGCCCTGTACACCGACGGCCTGACCGGCCACGACCCCACCCACGGCATGTCCGACCTCCTGACCCACCTGACCGAGGCGAGCCGGCCGGAGCGGTCCCTCGCCGACATCGGCACCGAGCTCGTCGACCGCCGCCCCGGCTTCGACGGCCACCCCGACGACGACGTCACCCTCCTGATCGCCCGAACCCAGGCCGTCCCGGACGAGAACATCCGGCGGTGGGAGTACCCCGCCGACGTCACCGCGGTACACACGGCCCGCGCCGACGCCAACGCCCAACTGCAGGCATGGGGACTCGAAGAACAGATGTTCGCCACCGAGCTCGTCGTCAGCGAACTCGTCACCAACGCCATCCGCTACGCCGGTGGTCCCATCGGGCTGCTCCTGGTCCGCGACCACGTCCTGGTGTGCGAGGTGTCCGACTCCAGCAACACCCAGCCCCGCCTGCGCAGGGCCCTGAACACCGACGAGGGCGGCCGCGGCCTGTTCCTCGTCGCGCAGCTCACCAACCGGTGGGGAAGCCGCTACAGCGCCCACGGCAAGACCATCTGGACCGAGCAGAACCTGCCGTGA